In Capsicum annuum cultivar UCD-10X-F1 unplaced genomic scaffold, UCD10Xv1.1 ctg77235, whole genome shotgun sequence, a single genomic region encodes these proteins:
- the LOC124894759 gene encoding uncharacterized protein LOC124894759 — protein sequence MSSSSFITYSENDYRYCKCGHQALLKTSWTQQNPGRRFSTCKLSKKLGGCDNFHWYEERHPSQANRVIWGLLKKVKPFEENQNRARILYIIGVISTALLLLGIWMLKPNC from the exons ATGTCGAGCTCGTCGTTCATAACCTATTCTGAAAATGATTACCGCTATTGTAAATGTGGCCATCAAGCATTactgaagacttcttggactcaacaaaatccaggccGTCGATTTTCTACTTGTAAACTTTCAAAG AAATTGGGTGGCTGTGATAATTTtcattggtatgaagaacgacacccttcacaagcaaatagGGTGATTTGGGGTTTGTTGAAAAAAGTGAAGCcgtttgaagaaaatcaaaatcgagcaagaatattatatattattggtGTTATTTCCACTGCTTTGCTGTTGTTGGGAATATGGATGTTGAAACCTAATTGTTGA